The window ACCGGATTCCTTCACCCCTTCCCTGTAAAGTTGTGGATCAATTGGGGAGTGAAGTATAAAATCTGTCACAAGTTTATTGATATTTTCACTGTCTTTGAGAAATGCGTTTTTTAAGTTGGTCTCAATTTCTCTGCGAAGTGCCGACACAGCACCTTGAATTGAGTTGTCAACGATAACCCTTAAACGTCTGGCGTTTCCCTCAAGATCAGCAAGGCGCTTTCTGGCTTTTTCCTGATCTGAAAGCCCGGCGGAAAAGACATCAAATAGAATCTGGCTTTTTTCATCCAGCATGTGGGTCACAATTTTTAGCCGTTCGATGTGATTGGCGTAAAACAGGTTGAACCGGGACGCTTCAAACAGACGGTTAAATTTTTCTAGAAACCGGACATACTCTTTGGCGCAAAAAGAACTCACTTCCTTGTCTTCCTGCCAAAGTCCCAGGCGTTTTTTATTTTGGGATGAAAGTTTTGTCCCCAGGGCATCAAAAAGCGTATACAACGCCGAAAAAGAATAAAATATGACATCCGGGACCAGAAATTTTAATTCTGCAATGGTTTTATCCCGTATCATTTTCAGGTTGCTTAAATTCTCATGTTCACTTAAATCACAATTGAAAATAAAAAGAATATTTTCCATCAGTCCCAGGCGTTTTATCCTTTTTAAAAACGCCATGTCTGACTGGCGAAGTCCTGTACGCGAGGATATACAGTAAACAATGAGATTGGCAGCCTCAAGGTAGGAAAATATTTTTTCAAGAACTGCCGGATCCGTGGAGTCCGCACCCTGGCAATCGGCAATTTCAACGTTGGGGTCAATGGTTTTTCCATACACTTCCAGGCACACGTCTCTGACATAAAAAGCCTTGGCCGGATCTGCCGTGAACTGTTTGTGGTCATCAAAGGATTTGGCGTCAAAGCTGATGCTCTGTTCATCGGGTCCGATGACGTCCAGGCAGTGTCTGTATCCGTCAAGGGCATTGCGGATGAGCAGGGCTTCAGGGCGAAGTCCCAGGGACGTCACCGGAAAGTCAGACACAATGGTATCAAAAATACGGCGCAGCAGCTGCCGGTCCTGGGTCCGTCTGATATCAAAAGGGGGGAGTTTTTCCTTGCCTGGAAACATGGCAAGGCTGTTTTCAATTTCCCGGTTGATGTCATCCCATGATTTAAGGTGAATGACCGCCCTGTTTTTTTTGCCCTTCCGGATACGGGTGGTAATGGACGTGACGGTCCCGGCCCCACGCTGGACCAGTTCTTTGCCGGAGATGGCATTAATAAACGTGCTTTTACCCGACTTGATTACCCCGACTACGGCCACGCGCAAAATCCCTTCACTGATGTGGGAAGGGATTTTGCTGCAAAGTTGCCTGCTCTCGGCAAGGCTTTTGTCAGAATGGTTTGAAGCGGCTTCCAGACTATCGATCACCGAGATGATATCAGAAACTAAATGTTCTATGGATTCGTGGGGCTGTAAAGTCATTGGCCGGCAGATCAGATCAGCATCATGGCTTTTTCATATTTCAGGTCCGGTTTGGTCTCAAACATGATTTCCCTGGACAGCTCGCAGGTGAGCCATGCGGAGTCGGAAAGTTCATTGTCCAGCTGCATGGGCCCCCACCCGGCGCAGCCCAGAAGGATCAAGAAGGTCTCGGGGCCCTGGCCCTGGGCAATGGCTTCCAGGATGTCCCGGGAGTTGCTCAGCGCCAGCCAGTCGGAGATTTTAAGGGTTTCATTCCACTGAAACGGGCCGCAGTGGAGTACAAAAACCCCTGAAGGCTGGACCGGGCCGCCAAGAAAAATATCGATCTTATCGACATTGTCGTTGCAGGTAATGCCTAAATCTTCAAAAAGCTCGCGACCGGTAAGCAAAGGGTGAACTTTGTTGATAATAAAACCCAATGCACCGGATTCATTGTGTTCGCAAAGACAGGTGACGGTCTGTGCAAAATTGGGATCCGGAAGGCCGGGCATGGCCATGATGAATTTTCCTTTCATATTTTGGGTGATCTGGTCGTTCATCAATTCGTCTCCGTGTTGCCAGCCATTATGTTATGTCCTTATTATTCAATCTTAATATTACAAACCGGGCAGAAATTTCAAATATTTTTATTCAATCTGCAATAATTTTATTTAACTAACTATTTCTCTAATTATTTATCCAAACCAGATTCTTTGTCCCGTCCATATACATCATCAAACCGAACAATATCATCTTCCCCCAAGTATGGCCCTGACTGTACCTCTATCAGTTCCAGAGGAATTTTGCCCGGATTTTCGAGCCGGTGCATGGTGCCAAGGGGGATGTAGATTGACTGATCTTCCTTTAAAAGGATCTCGTCTGTGTCCTTGGTGACAACAGCTGTCCCGGATACGACAGTCCAGTGCTCAGCCCGGTGATAGTGTTTCTGCAAAGACAGCTTTGCCCCGGGTTTTACGGTTATGCGTTTTACCTGGTATCTGTCCGCCATATCTATGGTTTCATAGTCCCCCCAGGGCCGGTAAACTTTGGCATGGGAAACCGCTTCCACTCTGTTTTGCGCTTTTAACTGGCTCACTATCTTTTTAACATCCTGGACCTGATCCCGGGGGGCGACCAGCACCGCGTCCTTGGTGTCTACAATGACAAATTTCTCAAGGCCCACGGCTGCCACAAGGCGGCCGTCAGAATGGATGTAGGTATCCGTGACATTGTGTACCAGTACATCTCCGCTGGTTACATTATTGTGTTCATCCTTGTCTCCGGTCTGCCATAACGCATCAAAGGAGCCAAGGTCATTCCATCCGGCATCAAGGGTAATAACAACGCCCTTGTTTGTCTTTTCCATAACTGCGTAGTCAATGGAATTTTTAGCAATGGTTTCAAAAGTTGCTTTGTCCACCCGGAAAAAATCCAAGTCCTGTATTCCACTTTCAATGGCCGTGCGGCATTTTTCAAGCATGTCCGGGACAAATGCCCCAAGTTCAGAAATAAAGGCGGAGGCCGTGAACATGAACATGCCTGAGTTCCAGCAGAAGTCGCCTGATTCAAGGTAGGAAATTGCTGTATCATAATCAGGTTTTTCGACAAACCGGTCAATCATAAAGGCTGGATCTGGACTGTCGAGTCCGGCACCTTTTTTAATATATCCGTAGCCTGTTTCCGGCGATGAGGGCACAATGCCGAAGGTGACCAGTTTGCCCTGCCGGGCCAGTTGCGCACCCGATTGAATAATTTTGTGAAACGCTTCAATATTTTTGATTTCATGATCTGCAGGAAGTACCAGCATCACCGGGTCCTGCCGATGCTTGGACTTGACCATGTCATCAAGAACCAGGGCTGCCAGGGCAATGGCCGGGGCGGTATTTCTGGCCGCGGGTTCAAGAATGATTTTAAATTCATTGATATCAATCCGGCGGACCTGCTCTGCGGTCATGAACCTGTGGTTTTCATTGCATATAATTACCGGGTCGCCTATATCGTTAAGACCTGACAGCCGCAACAGGGTATTTTGCAGCATGGTGTGTTCGTTATACAGGTTGATGAGCTGTTTGGGGTACAGAGACCTGGACATGGGCCACAGTCTGGTTCCGGAACCGCCGGCCAGGATAACAGGATAAATCATTGTTTCTCCATTACTTTTGTGCAAGATAAAAGGTTAAAGTTAATGACTTTTCAACTGGATAAGATTCAATATGTTTAAGATTGAAACCGGTTCTGTCCAACCATCCTGAAATTTGCTCCCGGGTAAACCCCAGCCAGACCCCGCCAATGACATCTTTGATCTGTTCCTGATCGTGTTTTAAAAAATCCGCCAGAAGGAACACGCCCCCGGGGCTAAGGACCCGATACACCTCGCGAATCGCTTTTTCTGGTTCGGACACATGGTACAATACCATGCTCATAAGCGCTGCATCGGCCTCCTGTTCGCGCATGGGAAGATTTTCCAGCTCTCCTATGCGAAGTTCTAAATTGGGGCTTTCCGGCAGCCGGAGCCTTGCCTGTTCAAGCATTTCGGGAGAAACATCCACACCTATCAGGGTCCTTTCTCTTCTGTCAAGCAGGCTGGCAAGCATCTCACCTGTGCCGCAACCAAGATCGGCAATAACCAAGGCTCGTTGAAGATGGCGCTCAAACACAGGGTTGGGATTGAAATCGCCAAGAACCGTTTTTTTCAAACGATCCCACCGCGGGGCAGCCGTTTTGAAAAAACGTCTGGATCTGTTTTTTCTCAATACAATACATTGCTGTGTACGGGCAAGATCTTCCTGCAATACCGGGTCTTTTTCAAGCTGTCGTAATGCCAGAATGACGAGCTCCCGATTGTTTCCGTTTTTGTCCGTGGCATAATAAATAAAACTGCCGTCTTTGCGTGATATTAAAAGCCCTGCTTCAAGCAGAATTTTCAGATGCCGGGACACCCCGGACTGCACCATATTCACCACAGAGACGATTTCATTCACATTGAGTTCAAAATGCTCAAGGATAAATAAGAGCCGCAACCGGGTTGGATCAGATAAGGCTTTAAACTGTCTAATTATGTCCATAAAAGCACTGGGTGACCCGTTTGTGGTTTTTAAATACTGATCTGGTCACCAAAATTTATGATTTTGCATTCAATGCCGTTGGCAGTGATTTTTGTACAGAAAGCTTCCGGATTTGCCCGGATTACGTCAAATGTGTTGTAGTGCATGGGAATGGCCTGAACCGGTCTGACAAAATCACAGGCCATGGCCGCATCATCAATTCCCATGGTAAAGTTGTCCCCGATGGGCACCAACATGGTATGAATCTTGTTAAGCTGTCCGATAAGCTTCATATCTGAAAACAGTCCGGTATCTCCCGTATGATACAGGGATTTCCCGTTGATGGTGATCACGAATCCTGTGGGCGTCCCATGGCAGACATTGTCCGGGGTTACGGAGCTGTGAAGAGCCTGGGTCAGCTTAATCCTGCCGAAATCAAACTTAAAGGCCCCGCCGATGTGCATTCTGTGAACATTAAGTCCCTTGGCACTTAAATACTGACCAAGTTCGTTTTCACAGATGCATAATGCATTGCATCTTTGGGCAATGCTTAGGGTATCTCCAAGATGATCCCAATGGCCGTGACTGATCAGGATATAGTCGGCCTCCACATCTTCGGCCCGAACCGGGGATGTGGGGTTGTTATTAAAAAAAGGGTCGATAAGGATTTTTACCCCGTCATCACAGGTAATCTGAAAAGCGGAGTGGGAAAAATATCTAAGCTTCATGACAAAGGCCTTATGTAATTGTTAAGACTCGCCTTGTTTTATCATATTAATTTTAAATCGCAAGCAGTGATAAAGAAATAAGACAATAAAATAAGACAGTAAATCTGAAATTAATAGCGTAAAATCAGGCAGAAATGATGATTGGATCACTCAAATCTAATGGAATAATAAAAAAAACGGGGCAGCAATAACCCATGCTGCCCCCCCAAAAAAACGAATTCTGACGTGCTGTTTACCTTACGGAAATAACCGGGCAGTCCGCCTCTAATATTACTGTTTGAGCCGTGGAGCCGAATAACAGTTTGCCTATATTTGAACGGCTTTTGACGCCAATGATAATTTCATCCACTGCTTTTTCATTTGCAAAGGCAACAATATCCTCTCCGGCCTCCATGCCGCGTATCAGAAGATGTTTTTCACAGACAATGCCCTGGTCTTTGAAAAAAACCTGGGCCTGGTCCAGGTTTTTTTCTGCTTGCAGAATCTCTTCCTGGTCCTTCTCAGTCCCCTCTAACATTGAAGTGACTATCAGTACCGTGGCATTAAATGCCTTTGCGTGTTCCGCCCCAAGCTTGAGCAGATCCTGCCCGATATTGGTGCCTTTATATCCAATGAGAATTTTCATATAGCTCCTTGTGTTTTCTCGTCACCTCTTTTTTCAAACCGAAATCATTAATGAACAACGGTAAGTTAAAAGAACAATGACTTAAAATAATGGATCAAACCATGTTTAACAAGACTAAAATATCAATCCTTGCGGATAAAAGTACCGAACATCAGCAGGAGAACACCCAAACCCACTAAGACCCATGATAAATGGATTTCATAGAAAAAAGAATGCAACGCATTGTAAACCGTATCATTGGAGATCAGTTCCAGGACTTTATCTGTCGTGTCCTGAAAAAAAGAGCTAATGGTCATTGTTACAAGAAAATCGGCTGTTCCCATAAATCGGGAAATCAGGACAAAAAATCCAAGTACGAGCCCTGCAATGATTGAAAATATTCCCAGCTTTGAGGCCATGTGTTTTCCTTGTGTAAATGGTTTTTATTTTTTCAGATCAGGCGTATTCTTAAATGTCGAGCACTGTCTTCTTTATGCAATTTATTGTATATTCAGGCCGTGTTTCCGGTCAAACTATTTTCAGACCGTTTTTTATTTTGGTTGCTTTTTATAACGAACGGCCATGGGCCGACCTGGCCTATCAGCACCCAGACTCGGCCCACAACAAAGAATGAAAGAGCATTAGCAACTTTTGGTACTATCAAACTTGCATTGGACAAACTTGCATTGGACTCCAGACTATGACCCAAACCTCCACCTTTAAAAAAATTGGCTTTGCATCATTTATAATGATGGCATCGGTGTTTGCCAGCAGAATCATAGGGCTTGTACGCGAAACCGCCATTGCCTGGATGGGCGGTGCAAGCGTCAGCGTGGACGCTTACCAGGTGGCTTTTGTGATTCCTGAAATTTTAAACCATGTGGTGGCATCAGGTTTTTTATCCATCACGTTTATCCCCATCTTTACCCGTTATCTTGTGGAAAATAGAGAGCAGGAAGGATATCGGGTTTTTTCCGTTATTCTGAACTGTTTTGGTGCAGGGCTTGTGGTTTTTATCGGATTTTCCATGATCTTTGCACCGGAACTGATTTCGATTCTTGCCCCCGGACTTAAAAACGGCCCGGCTTTTGACCTTTCCGTGCGCATGACCCGGATCATTATTCCGGCCCAGCTTTTCTTTTTTGCCGGCGGGCTGTTCAATGCCGTACAGTACTCAAAGGAACGTTTTCTATACCCTGCGCTTTCACCGTTAATTTACAATACCGGCATTATTGCCGGCGGAATACTTCTGTATCCGGTGCTGGGTATGGAAGGCTTTGCCTGGGGAGTACTTGCGGGCGCCTTTTGCGGCAGTTTTCTGCTTCAGTTGTTCGGGGCGAAAAAAGTGGGGCTTGTCTATGTGCCAAGTTTTAATTTCAGGCATCCTGATGTGATCAAATATGTATTGTTAACCGTCCCCCTGATGCTTGGCCTGACCATGACCTTTTCCACGGAAATTCTCATGAAATTCTTTGGATCGTTTTTAAGCGAAGGAAGCATTTCTGCCATGAATTACGCCCTTCGCATCATGTTTATACTGGTGGGTCTTTTCGGAAATGCCGTCGGCGTCGCATCCTATCCGTTCATGGCAAAACTTGCCGCCAAAAAGGATTTTTCCGGACTGAATGCCATTATTAACCAGACTCTGAAATACATTTTTATTGTGATGCCCTTTTCAGTTGTCCTTATGATTCTAAATAAGGAGGTTGTGGCCATTTTATTCCAGCGCGGGGCCTTTGATGCCCATGATGCGGCCCTGACATCAGGTGTTCTGCCGTATTTCATGGCAGGTGCCTTTGCATTTTCCGCCCAGACCATTGTTTCCAGGGGCTTCTTTGCTGTTCAAAATACTTTGTTTCCTGCCGTTTTTTCCTCGGTATGCGTGGGATTAAGCCTGCCGCTGCTCTATTTTGCCATGACAGCCATGGGGATCAACGGTGTGGCATTGGGTCTGTCAATGTCGGTGATCATTACCACAGGCGCTTTATTTGAGGTGTGGAGCAGGAGAACACAAAACACGGGTAAAACAGATGTGTATACCTTCTTTGGTGTCATGTTGCTGGTCAGTATTATGGTCTGGGGGATCCTGAAAGCAATATATGTTGGAATTCTTCATGTGATCCCGATCTCTGGTTTATTTACGCATATAGTTATATGTCTGATTGTCGGCACAGTCTTTCTGATCATTCTGGCCGGTATGGGAAAAATTTTTAAAATCAGAGAGATCAGTTCTCTTTATACCAAAGTGCTGGCAAAGACCGGTTTGATTCCCAAAAGAGCTTAAGAAATGAGCACGAAATAATGAAACCAGATAATCAAATGGATTGACCCTCATCAGATTGCAGGTCTGAATCAGGCTCATGAACATATCACCAACAAAGGCACCATGTTCTGTTTTATAAAATAGTGAATTTTTCCGATGCAGGAGGCTTTGTTTTAAGCTGCGTTCGCAAATGTTGTTATCCAGGAGGGCTCCAGGCACTTTCAAAAAACGGGTTAACTCAGGCCAATGGTTAATCATATAAGCGATGGCCTTACCCAGGCCGGAATTCGGTTCCACCAGATGTCCATTAAGTTGTTTGTTCAACCAGGACAGAAGACCTGCCATCAACGGACCACTATGTTCCTGGTGATAAGTCAATCGCTGCTCCGGCGTCATCGCTTGTTTTTTTGTCTGGTCATCATTATGATAAACATCAGCAAGGACATTTATGACATGCTCGCATTCATCCGGGAAATGATCTTCTACATCCACACAATTCCGGCGGGCATGGGTAAGGCAGTTCAAAGAATCCTTTTAAATTCATCAGAGAAATTGCATGACAAGGCATCGCACATCTGAATCGGCGGGGGACAGTCTTTGTCACGTATCCCATAAAGCCGGGCGATGTTCTCACCTGCATGGTTTCGGCCTGTGTAAAACAGGGCAATTTTTCGGTCATCACCGATTTGAGAAATGATGCCCGTGGTAAATATCCCGGTTCGTTCATTCACTGTTTTGTCTTGATTTTCCTCCATTAACGAAAGGACTTTCATGGTGGTGTCATCGTTATAAAGGATGTCTCCCCGGGCTGCCTGACGAACGAGTTCATTAAAAATCGGGAATGACAAATATGGGGATGCCCGGACCGGTATTTAGTTTCGTAAATTGAATCCACTCGAAAGGCCCGCATGCAGATGAAATCAATCTCCCAATGGTATGGCTTATAAAATCATTGCTCCACATCACTATCGCTATCGGGATCGCTATCGAAGATCCTTTCGGTGGGCAGCACTGAAAAACAATATTCCTATAGATTCAGACGGATAAGTTGAAATAGAAATTGGCTTAAATACCCCGTCGATAGCGATCCCGATAGCGATAGTGAGTAGAATGCTGGTGCCAGTTCCTGTACACGTAATACGGTGGTCCTTCAGACAACGGATCACCCGCCCAAAAGGGTCAGAAAGATACCTGCCGCAATCACGGTGCCGATGACACCTGCCACGTTGGGCCCCATGGCATACATGAGCAGATAGTTTTTCTTGTCCGCCTCCATGCCCATCTTATGGACCACCCTGGCTGCCATGGGCACGGCCGAGACGCCTGCCGCACCCAGCAGGGGATTGATTTTATTTTTTGAAAAAAGGTTCATGAGTTTGGCAAGAAGAATTCCTGTCATGGTGGACGCCACAAAGGCAAAAAGCCCTAAACAGAATACAAATATCACCTGGGGCCTTAAAAAGTTTTCGGCATTCATGGTGGCGCCCACAGGCACCCCGAGAAAGATGGTGACAATATTCATCAGCTCGTTCTGTGCCGCATCGTTCAGGCGATCTACCACGCCTGATTCCCTGAACAGGTTGCCCAGCATGAACATGGAAATCAAGGGTGCGGATGCCGGAACCAGCAGGACGATCACAAAGGTGGAGACAATGGGGAACAGTATTTTTTCAAGCTTTCCCACCTTTCTGCCTTTGGCCATGCGGATACGTCTTTCGTCACTGGTGGTCAGAAGTTTCATCACCGGGGGCTGGATAATGGGAACAAGGGCCATATAGGAGTAGGCTGCCACGGCACATATCCCCAAAAGAGAGGGCGCCAGTTTGGATGCCAGAAATATGGTGGTGGGTCCGTCCGCCCCGCCGATGATACCGATGGTTGCTGCCTCTTTCAGGTCAAATCCAAAGGCCTGGGCCGCAAAAAAGGTGATATACACGCCTGCCTGGGCCCCGGCGCCAAGGAAAATGAGTCTCGGGTTGGCAATGAGCGGCCCGAAATCCGTGAGCGCCCCAAGGCCTAAAAATATCACCGGCGGAATGATCTCCCAGTGGATGCCATACTCGTAGAATTTCCACAGCAGACCTTCATGGGGGGTCATGAGTCCTGCCAGGGGCAGGTTCACCAGGATGATTCCGAACCCGATGGGAAGCAGCAGCAACGGTTCGTAAGACTTTGAAACGGCAAGGTAGATCAGGGTCAGCCCGATGATCCACATGACCACAATGCCGGGCGTAACATGAAACAGCCCCGTGGTCTGAAACAGGGAATACAACGTGCTCATTTGTTCCCTTCCTGACCGTCAGTTTCCCTGGCTTTCTTTTTTGATTCCAGGGCGGTGACACCCTTTCCGGTAATTTTGATGGAAAGATAGAGAAAACTCATGCCCAGGGACACGCCCAAAATACCGATGAGAAACACCCTCGCCGCATCGCCCATGATTTATTCCTTCTCCTTTGCCTTTGCGTTATCCCGTATAATTCTGGGAAGGATCATCTGATGCCGGGGGCATATGGATCTGGGATTCTGGTAGGCTGCACCTGCAAAGGATTTCATATAGTGCCTCAGATCGGCAAGCTTTACCACCTCATCCACCATACCATGTTTTGCGCAGTAAAGCGGGGTTGATGTCTCCTTATATTGCTTTGCCAGGGCGTTCATCTTCTCCACCACCGGCCCAAGATCCCGGCCAGCTTCCTTTTCCTTGACCAGCCGCCTTGCATAGGTGGCAACCGCAGCTGTTTCCCCGTGCATCACACAGATCTCCGTGGCACAGGTGCCCAGGGTAAAGGCGTTGTTCCGGTTGGCCTGGGGGCCGCCCATGACATAGTGGGCTGCCGCAGTCCCCTTGCGCAGGATGGCCAGCATCATGGGAAGGCCTGACTGCTGGATGGAGTAAATCAGGGATTGCCCCAGGCCTAAAAGCTCGGCTTTTTCGGCGATATCGCCCACATCAATGCCCGAGGTGTCCTGGAACCAGATCACAGGAATTCTGTCCCGGCCGCAAAGGGTCACGAATTCGTTCATTTTAAGAAGCCCCTGGCGATAGAGCTTTGCCCCCATGCCGGGATAATCGGCATATTCGGGGTAGCCCTTGCCAAGATATCCCTGGCGATTTCCGATGCAGGCCACAAGAAATCCGTCCACTTTGCAAAGCCCTGTATAGACTTCAGGGCCGTAGTCGGGGCGGTACTCCATGTGCTGAGAGCCGTCCACAAGCCTTGCCAGAATTTCGTCAAAATCATATACGGTCTTGGAGGCCATAGGCAGAAGGCGCATAACATCCTCAGCCTCAAACGCCGGGGCTTTGGGCGTAGTGACCCTGAAAAATTCAGGATCATAGGCCGGCAGCTTTTTCATATAATCTCTGACACCGTCCAGCACCTCTTTTTCCTCCTTGTACACAAAGCGGAAAAAACCTGTGTGGTCATGGTGGATGGCAACGGATCCGGGCGGTTTTTCCCGGTACTCCTTGGCTTTTTGGACAAGGTCTTCGGCCATGTCCTTGGTAAACCCGCCCTGGGGGGCCATGCCGCTGACAATGCCGGCACCGCCCACGGCCATATTGCACTTTTCGTGGGCAAAGAGAACCGTGGAGCTGATGGACTGGTAGCCGCCGCCGGCAGGATTGGTGCCGTAAATGGCCGCCAGAACGGGGATGCCCTCCTGTTCAAGTTCCGCATGCCTGAAAAACGGGGTGCCCGAGCCCCTCCGGTTGGCATAGAATTTTTCCTGCTCCGTGAGTTTGGCCCCGCTGCAGTTCACCAGCCATACCAGCGGGATATTCAGCCTTTCAGCAAGGTCTGTGACCCGCAGGATGTTCTCGGACTGGCCGGCCAGCCAGGCACCGGCCATGACCTTGTTGTCAAAACCGATCACAACCGTCCATTTGCCCGCAATTTTGCCCAGGCCGTCAATGACGTTGGTGGTGCCTTCAACGTTGTCCGCAGGGTTGAAAAGGGTATGAAGCGGGGTCCAGGTACCCGGATCCACGATGTATTCCAGGCGCTGCCAGACGGTCATCTGGCCGCGCTGGTTGATTTTTTCTTCGGAAAGGCCCGCATTTTTAACTTGGTTCACCGCGGACAGAATCTGTTTTTCCGCTTCAACCACCTGTTCAAAGTTATCCTGGGTGCGCTTCATGGTCCCTTTTTTCAGCGCGTTGCCAAAGGGCGCCATGTTTTCAAAATAGGATTTCATTTGTTTTTCCTCTGACGCCAGATCAGTCGACCACAGCCAACAGATCATCCTCTTCCACCGCATCCCCTTTTTTTACGGCGATCTTTGATATGGTGCCGGAACATGGCGCAAATACAGGGGTTTCCATTTTCATGGCTTCGATCACCAGAATTTCGTCGTCCTCCTCTATGGCCGCGCCCGGTTCAACGCTTATGCTGACAATTTTCCCTGACAGGGGGGCTAATACGTCTTCAGACATGAGAATCTCCTTTTTCGTTCAGATACCATTTTGTATTAACTTTGTGTTTTGTTGGGGATTGAGCCTGGAGTGTTGACAAACCAGGTCAGCCTATGACTGCTCGTACCTTTAGGGTGGCGGAGAGGGTGGGATTCGAACCCACGATCCCGGTATTACCAGGATACTGCTTTTCGAGAGCAGGGCCTTCAACCGCTCGGCCACCTCTCCATATCACCACTTTTGCATGTAATAATTACAAAGGAAAGATTTATTTCGTCTTATCCTTCTGGTCTTATCTTTTTGGTTTTTGGCTCGTGGGCAAAGCTACCTGTTCGCTTTTCTGATGCCCAGCTGATCCAGGGCAATAATCCACTTGCAGATATTGGCCGAGCCTTCCACCATGGCATAGGTGGGGGCATCCCGGTAGTAGCGGGCCACGGGGTATTCCGTGGAATAACCGTAGGCGCCCAGAATTCTCATGGCATAGTTGGCGCATTTATAAGCCACTTCGCCGGCCATGTATTTGGCCATGGCCACGTCCATGCCGTTGTTCAATCGCCCCTGGTCCTTGGCCCAGGCTGCTTTGTAGACCAGAAGACGGGTTGCTTCAATTTCCGTGGCCATCTGGGCGATCATGTCCTGATTCATCTGGAATTCACCGATCTTTTTGCCGAACTGTTTTCTTTCATTGCAGTATTTGACCGCTTCGTCCAGGCAGGCCTGGGCCAGTCCCACACCCCCGGCAGCCGCGGACAGGCGGGTCTGGTTTAAAGATGAGAATACAATCTTGGCCCCGTCGCCGGGGTTGCCCAGAATGTTCTCCTTAGGAACCTTGACGTTGTCCAGGAACAGTTCTCCTGTAGGGGAAGAGTGGGAGCCCAGTTTATCCAGGGAAGATGTTCTGATGCCGTCAAAGTTTTTGGGTTCAATGACAAAGGCGGACAGTCCCTTGGAACCGGCGGCTTTATCCGTATACGCATAGTAGAGCAGGCAGTCTGCCACGCTGGCATTGGAGATCCAGGTTTTATTGCCGTTGAGAAGCCAGTGATCGCCCTTGTCTTCGGCTGTGGAGGCAATGTTCATGACATCAGAACCTGCATCGGGCTCGGTGATGCC is drawn from uncultured Desulfobacter sp. and contains these coding sequences:
- a CDS encoding dynamin family protein; translation: MTLQPHESIEHLVSDIISVIDSLEAASNHSDKSLAESRQLCSKIPSHISEGILRVAVVGVIKSGKSTFINAISGKELVQRGAGTVTSITTRIRKGKKNRAVIHLKSWDDINREIENSLAMFPGKEKLPPFDIRRTQDRQLLRRIFDTIVSDFPVTSLGLRPEALLIRNALDGYRHCLDVIGPDEQSISFDAKSFDDHKQFTADPAKAFYVRDVCLEVYGKTIDPNVEIADCQGADSTDPAVLEKIFSYLEAANLIVYCISSRTGLRQSDMAFLKRIKRLGLMENILFIFNCDLSEHENLSNLKMIRDKTIAELKFLVPDVIFYSFSALYTLFDALGTKLSSQNKKRLGLWQEDKEVSSFCAKEYVRFLEKFNRLFEASRFNLFYANHIERLKIVTHMLDEKSQILFDVFSAGLSDQEKARKRLADLEGNARRLRVIVDNSIQGAVSALRREIETNLKNAFLKDSENINKLVTDFILHSPIDPQLYREGVKESGFKQIMYLMFQDFKRMLDLFILEQITPALKELVRIQEERIESYFKSLLDSYRIDYVTMDFPGNRQEDGVPFEMIKEEEEYSKAADLENIKKILGLHLPNQIFSPEYTRAMQTNVMTDFSLHSLILFVSAMMDKHIRFSFSPGLDRAAVKIKKKTLTIMQRQINAYHLSLKQDYFFPLIDAVTRDFKDKILQRFAMYENLNKDMESLFCLKQEEKNQHLTMIKKAENDIIRIRALLDEFSVDFRAGIESSL
- a CDS encoding YqgE/AlgH family protein, yielding MNDQITQNMKGKFIMAMPGLPDPNFAQTVTCLCEHNESGALGFIINKVHPLLTGRELFEDLGITCNDNVDKIDIFLGGPVQPSGVFVLHCGPFQWNETLKISDWLALSNSRDILEAIAQGQGPETFLILLGCAGWGPMQLDNELSDSAWLTCELSREIMFETKPDLKYEKAMMLI
- a CDS encoding mannose-1-phosphate guanylyltransferase/mannose-6-phosphate isomerase; this translates as MIYPVILAGGSGTRLWPMSRSLYPKQLINLYNEHTMLQNTLLRLSGLNDIGDPVIICNENHRFMTAEQVRRIDINEFKIILEPAARNTAPAIALAALVLDDMVKSKHRQDPVMLVLPADHEIKNIEAFHKIIQSGAQLARQGKLVTFGIVPSSPETGYGYIKKGAGLDSPDPAFMIDRFVEKPDYDTAISYLESGDFCWNSGMFMFTASAFISELGAFVPDMLEKCRTAIESGIQDLDFFRVDKATFETIAKNSIDYAVMEKTNKGVVITLDAGWNDLGSFDALWQTGDKDEHNNVTSGDVLVHNVTDTYIHSDGRLVAAVGLEKFVIVDTKDAVLVAPRDQVQDVKKIVSQLKAQNRVEAVSHAKVYRPWGDYETIDMADRYQVKRITVKPGAKLSLQKHYHRAEHWTVVSGTAVVTKDTDEILLKEDQSIYIPLGTMHRLENPGKIPLELIEVQSGPYLGEDDIVRFDDVYGRDKESGLDK
- a CDS encoding metalloregulator ArsR/SmtB family transcription factor, translated to MDIIRQFKALSDPTRLRLLFILEHFELNVNEIVSVVNMVQSGVSRHLKILLEAGLLISRKDGSFIYYATDKNGNNRELVILALRQLEKDPVLQEDLARTQQCIVLRKNRSRRFFKTAAPRWDRLKKTVLGDFNPNPVFERHLQRALVIADLGCGTGEMLASLLDRRERTLIGVDVSPEMLEQARLRLPESPNLELRIGELENLPMREQEADAALMSMVLYHVSEPEKAIREVYRVLSPGGVFLLADFLKHDQEQIKDVIGGVWLGFTREQISGWLDRTGFNLKHIESYPVEKSLTLTFYLAQK
- a CDS encoding metal-dependent hydrolase, which translates into the protein MKLRYFSHSAFQITCDDGVKILIDPFFNNNPTSPVRAEDVEADYILISHGHWDHLGDTLSIAQRCNALCICENELGQYLSAKGLNVHRMHIGGAFKFDFGRIKLTQALHSSVTPDNVCHGTPTGFVITINGKSLYHTGDTGLFSDMKLIGQLNKIHTMLVPIGDNFTMGIDDAAMACDFVRPVQAIPMHYNTFDVIRANPEAFCTKITANGIECKIINFGDQISI
- a CDS encoding universal stress protein, which encodes MKILIGYKGTNIGQDLLKLGAEHAKAFNATVLIVTSMLEGTEKDQEEILQAEKNLDQAQVFFKDQGIVCEKHLLIRGMEAGEDIVAFANEKAVDEIIIGVKSRSNIGKLLFGSTAQTVILEADCPVISVR